One segment of Toxotes jaculatrix isolate fToxJac2 chromosome 8, fToxJac2.pri, whole genome shotgun sequence DNA contains the following:
- the thrap3a gene encoding thyroid hormone receptor-associated protein 3 isoform X3 yields the protein MKKRTSSRSRSRSRSHSPSYNRPKKYPRGHQNNREFRGYHRGFRRPYNFRGRGRGYFPRGRYQRGGGGGGGYNNNNFRPNWKNYKQYPQKQQQQQQQQNHSRGRLHSPQKCSGSPPHGHSQHSDRSSSPLSRHSQHSSSSSHSSSPKCRPALLLANQNSKDVKDEQSASKEVQKGGGGDGEPVELVRESAGDAKEGADCGRTEGKWQGLTDCSSSPKRTSPLANSAVIVGQSSQTTNQSRPSPKNTNEISNGTPSWQMGCSSSSAKKSSHERLNPMLSSFDFFSNEEYLDGDKTAISIAFRKFLEEQNKKTTSAWENGKNTEANDVDMEQGKVNGKASAVNADSVSRKYKDDIDGEVSLNSFLKASPFLSADGEEEEEMIIKPHSKSLHKDWHSGDESSKPKSKVTQSARELFEECFGKWQNAAYSQVANSDLDVMAEEIYLSRKQDKAAAIAAALAKRELAGKFEELSPNMSCKARKMAKSPTIPPPAPPPRRSSDREMFMVTGEDLPLMSSRKQEAKFNVRMDFLGDSLISHSDILSEERQLSQDLVQSSKKDQEFRSIFQHVQAAQLHRSPSELFAQHIVTIVHHIKAQHFPSSGMTLNERFTMYHRRAAEKEMMKPRKSPEIHRRIDVSTSAFKKHSQLFEAMKSSEDGTYKDGGDKLKGDPMDLRLDIERRKKYSTHERDYNQDRGRDMGDSPDSSRERSVEKGSKRHKKSKKSKNKRSRSSSSSSSSSLKSQQEEDLSQDKSDPKDESFNRGRLGQRESPGHEGGRTRGGFQVRIRGRGWNRGNCQGNSTHSNPTNMAGHPKSEDWDPEYTPKSKQYYLHDDREREAECKWMDNRGRGRGSFSRGRARFIIRKATGGSNTNSPRWAHDKFQVNGEQGGTQEEETEQDHKQGETDGQNT from the exons ATGAAAAAACGCACTAG ctcTAGGTCTCGGTCACGGTCAAGATCTCATTCTCCATCTTATAACCGGCCAAAGAAATATCCAAGAGGACACCAAAACAACCGGGAGTTCCGGGGCTACCACCGCGGCTTCCGGAGGCCGTACAACTTCAGGGGCCGAGGGCGGGGCTACTTCCCACGTGGGCGGTACCAgcgtggtggtgggggtggtggcGGCTACAACAATAACAACTTCCGCCCCAACTGGAAGAATTACAAGCAGTACCCTcaaaagcagcaacaacagcagcagcagcaaaaccaTTCGCGAGGACGATTGCACAGCCCCCAGAAATGCTCAGGAAGCCCCCCTCACGGTCACTCTCAACACTCCGACCGATCCTCCTCGCCATTATCCAGACACTCTCAGcattcttcctcctcctcacactcaTCCTCTCCCAAATGCAGGCCAGCCTTGTTGCTGGCTAATCAGAACTCCAAAGATGTAAAAGACGAGCAGTCAGCCTCAAAGGAGGTCcaaaagggaggagggggagatggGGAGCCAGTGGAGCTCGTCAGGGAGTCGGCGGGAGATGCCAAAGAAGGCGCAGACTGTGGGAGAACTGAGGGGAAGTGGCAGGGCCTGacagactgcagcagcagtcCAAAGAGAACCAGTCCTCTGGCAAATTCTGCTGTTATTGTTGGTCAGAGCAGCCAAACTACAAACCAGTCCCGTCCCTCccctaaaaacacaaatgaaatcagCAATGGCACCCCCTCCTGGCAGATGGGGTGTAGTTCATCCTCCGCAAAAAAATCCTCACACGAGCGTCTAAATCCAATGCTTTCCAGCTTTGACTTCTTCTCCAATGAGGAATACCTGGATGGAGATAAAACAGCAATCTCCATTGCCTTCAGAAA GTTTCTGGaggagcaaaataaaaaaactacaTCTGCTTGGGAAAATGGCAAGAACACAGAGGCAAATGATGTGGATATGGAGCAGGGTAAAGTAAATGGCAAAGCATCAGCAGTTAATGCTGATTCAGTGTCAAGGAAGTACAAAGACGACATTGACGGTGAAGTGTCTCTGAACAGCTTTTTGAAAgcttctccttttctgtctgctgatggggaggaagaggaggagatgatcATCAAGCCTCATTCAAAGTCACTTCACAAAGACTGGCACAGTGGGGACGAGTCCTCTAAGCCAAAGAGCAAGGTCACTCAATCAGCCAGGGAACTGTTTGAAGAGTGCTTTGGCAAATGGCAGAATGCGGCCTATTCACAGGTAGCTAACAGTGACCTCGACGTCATGGCAGAGGAGATATATCTCAGTCGAAAGCAGGATAAAGCAGCAGCCATTGCTGCTGCCCTCGCCAAGAGGGAGTTAGCAGGAAAATTTGAGGAACTGTCTCCAAACATGAGTTGTAAAGCCAGGAAGATGGCAAAATCTCCCACCATCCCACCTCCTGCACCACCACCAAGGAGGAGTTCTGACAGAGAGATGTTTATGGTCACCGGAGAGGACTTGCCTCTCATGTCCTCAAGAAAACAGGAAGCAAAATTTAATGTCAGGATGGATTTCTTAGGAGATAGCCTGATAAG ccaTTCTGATATTTTATCTGAGGAGCGACAGTTGTCTCAGGATCTTGTGCAGTCCTCAAAAAAGGATCAGGAGTTTCGCTCCATCTTTCAACATGTTCAGGCTGCTCAGTTACACAGGAGTCCATCTGAGCTGTTTGCTCAACACATTGTTACCATCGTTCACCACATTAAAG CTCAGCACTTTCCATCCTCTGGCATGACTCTAAACGAGCGATTCACCATGTACCACAGACGAGCTGCAGAGAAGGAAATGATGAAGCCCAGAAAAAGCCCAGAGATACACAG aagaatTGATGTGTCAACAAGTGCTTTTAAGAAACACTCTCAACTATTTGAGGCGATGAAAAGCTCAGAGGATGGCACTTACAAG GACGGCGGGGACAAATTAAAGGGTGACCCAATGGACCTTCGTTTGGATATTGAGCGCCGTAAAAAATATTCCACCCATGAAAGAGATTATAATCAGGACCGGGGAAGAGATATGGGAGATTCCCCAGATTCTAGTAGAGAGAGATCTGTGGAAAAGGGCTCCAAACGCCACAAGAAATCAAA gAAAAGTAAGAACAAGCGCTCACGTTCAAGTTCGTCCTCGTCTTCCTCATCATTGAAGTCCCAACAAGAAGAAGATTTGTCTCAGGACAAGTCTGATCCCAAAGATGAAAGCTTTAACAGGGGCCGACTGGGTCAAAGGGAGTCACCAGGGCATGAAGGAGGAAGGACACGTGGAGGATTT CAAGTACGAATTCGTGGAAGAGGCTGGAACAGGGGCAATTGTCAGGGTAACAGTACACACAGTAACCCCACGAACATGGCAGGACACCCAAAAAGTGAAGACTGGGACCCAGAGTACACTCCCAAGAGCAAACAGTACTACTTG CACgatgacagagaaagggaggcaGAGTGCAAGTGGATGGACAATCGAGGGCGAGGGCGGGGAAGCTTCTCGCGTGGAAGGGCACGATTCATCATCCGCAAAGCCACCGGGGGCTCCAACACCAATAGCCCCAGATGGGCCCATGACAAGTTCCAGGTCAACGGGGAGCAAGGTGGTacacaggaagaggagacagaacagGACCATAAACAGGGAGAAACTGATGGACAGAATACTTGA
- the thrap3a gene encoding thyroid hormone receptor-associated protein 3 isoform X1, whose translation MSRSKKSASRSRSRSRSRSRSRSTSRSRSCSRSRSRKHRYSSRSRSRSRSHSPSYNRPKKYPRGHQNNREFRGYHRGFRRPYNFRGRGRGYFPRGRYQRGGGGGGGYNNNNFRPNWKNYKQYPQKQQQQQQQQNHSRGRLHSPQKCSGSPPHGHSQHSDRSSSPLSRHSQHSSSSSHSSSPKCRPALLLANQNSKDVKDEQSASKEVQKGGGGDGEPVELVRESAGDAKEGADCGRTEGKWQGLTDCSSSPKRTSPLANSAVIVGQSSQTTNQSRPSPKNTNEISNGTPSWQMGCSSSSAKKSSHERLNPMLSSFDFFSNEEYLDGDKTAISIAFRKFLEEQNKKTTSAWENGKNTEANDVDMEQGKVNGKASAVNADSVSRKYKDDIDGEVSLNSFLKASPFLSADGEEEEEMIIKPHSKSLHKDWHSGDESSKPKSKVTQSARELFEECFGKWQNAAYSQVANSDLDVMAEEIYLSRKQDKAAAIAAALAKRELAGKFEELSPNMSCKARKMAKSPTIPPPAPPPRRSSDREMFMVTGEDLPLMSSRKQEAKFNVRMDFLGDSLISHSDILSEERQLSQDLVQSSKKDQEFRSIFQHVQAAQLHRSPSELFAQHIVTIVHHIKAQHFPSSGMTLNERFTMYHRRAAEKEMMKPRKSPEIHRRIDVSTSAFKKHSQLFEAMKSSEDGTYKDGGDKLKGDPMDLRLDIERRKKYSTHERDYNQDRGRDMGDSPDSSRERSVEKGSKRHKKSKKSKNKRSRSSSSSSSSSLKSQQEEDLSQDKSDPKDESFNRGRLGQRESPGHEGGRTRGGFQVRIRGRGWNRGNCQGNSTHSNPTNMAGHPKSEDWDPEYTPKSKQYYLHDDREREAECKWMDNRGRGRGSFSRGRARFIIRKATGGSNTNSPRWAHDKFQVNGEQGGTQEEETEQDHKQGETDGQNT comes from the exons ctcTAGGTCTCGGTCACGGTCAAGATCTCATTCTCCATCTTATAACCGGCCAAAGAAATATCCAAGAGGACACCAAAACAACCGGGAGTTCCGGGGCTACCACCGCGGCTTCCGGAGGCCGTACAACTTCAGGGGCCGAGGGCGGGGCTACTTCCCACGTGGGCGGTACCAgcgtggtggtgggggtggtggcGGCTACAACAATAACAACTTCCGCCCCAACTGGAAGAATTACAAGCAGTACCCTcaaaagcagcaacaacagcagcagcagcaaaaccaTTCGCGAGGACGATTGCACAGCCCCCAGAAATGCTCAGGAAGCCCCCCTCACGGTCACTCTCAACACTCCGACCGATCCTCCTCGCCATTATCCAGACACTCTCAGcattcttcctcctcctcacactcaTCCTCTCCCAAATGCAGGCCAGCCTTGTTGCTGGCTAATCAGAACTCCAAAGATGTAAAAGACGAGCAGTCAGCCTCAAAGGAGGTCcaaaagggaggagggggagatggGGAGCCAGTGGAGCTCGTCAGGGAGTCGGCGGGAGATGCCAAAGAAGGCGCAGACTGTGGGAGAACTGAGGGGAAGTGGCAGGGCCTGacagactgcagcagcagtcCAAAGAGAACCAGTCCTCTGGCAAATTCTGCTGTTATTGTTGGTCAGAGCAGCCAAACTACAAACCAGTCCCGTCCCTCccctaaaaacacaaatgaaatcagCAATGGCACCCCCTCCTGGCAGATGGGGTGTAGTTCATCCTCCGCAAAAAAATCCTCACACGAGCGTCTAAATCCAATGCTTTCCAGCTTTGACTTCTTCTCCAATGAGGAATACCTGGATGGAGATAAAACAGCAATCTCCATTGCCTTCAGAAA GTTTCTGGaggagcaaaataaaaaaactacaTCTGCTTGGGAAAATGGCAAGAACACAGAGGCAAATGATGTGGATATGGAGCAGGGTAAAGTAAATGGCAAAGCATCAGCAGTTAATGCTGATTCAGTGTCAAGGAAGTACAAAGACGACATTGACGGTGAAGTGTCTCTGAACAGCTTTTTGAAAgcttctccttttctgtctgctgatggggaggaagaggaggagatgatcATCAAGCCTCATTCAAAGTCACTTCACAAAGACTGGCACAGTGGGGACGAGTCCTCTAAGCCAAAGAGCAAGGTCACTCAATCAGCCAGGGAACTGTTTGAAGAGTGCTTTGGCAAATGGCAGAATGCGGCCTATTCACAGGTAGCTAACAGTGACCTCGACGTCATGGCAGAGGAGATATATCTCAGTCGAAAGCAGGATAAAGCAGCAGCCATTGCTGCTGCCCTCGCCAAGAGGGAGTTAGCAGGAAAATTTGAGGAACTGTCTCCAAACATGAGTTGTAAAGCCAGGAAGATGGCAAAATCTCCCACCATCCCACCTCCTGCACCACCACCAAGGAGGAGTTCTGACAGAGAGATGTTTATGGTCACCGGAGAGGACTTGCCTCTCATGTCCTCAAGAAAACAGGAAGCAAAATTTAATGTCAGGATGGATTTCTTAGGAGATAGCCTGATAAG ccaTTCTGATATTTTATCTGAGGAGCGACAGTTGTCTCAGGATCTTGTGCAGTCCTCAAAAAAGGATCAGGAGTTTCGCTCCATCTTTCAACATGTTCAGGCTGCTCAGTTACACAGGAGTCCATCTGAGCTGTTTGCTCAACACATTGTTACCATCGTTCACCACATTAAAG CTCAGCACTTTCCATCCTCTGGCATGACTCTAAACGAGCGATTCACCATGTACCACAGACGAGCTGCAGAGAAGGAAATGATGAAGCCCAGAAAAAGCCCAGAGATACACAG aagaatTGATGTGTCAACAAGTGCTTTTAAGAAACACTCTCAACTATTTGAGGCGATGAAAAGCTCAGAGGATGGCACTTACAAG GACGGCGGGGACAAATTAAAGGGTGACCCAATGGACCTTCGTTTGGATATTGAGCGCCGTAAAAAATATTCCACCCATGAAAGAGATTATAATCAGGACCGGGGAAGAGATATGGGAGATTCCCCAGATTCTAGTAGAGAGAGATCTGTGGAAAAGGGCTCCAAACGCCACAAGAAATCAAA gAAAAGTAAGAACAAGCGCTCACGTTCAAGTTCGTCCTCGTCTTCCTCATCATTGAAGTCCCAACAAGAAGAAGATTTGTCTCAGGACAAGTCTGATCCCAAAGATGAAAGCTTTAACAGGGGCCGACTGGGTCAAAGGGAGTCACCAGGGCATGAAGGAGGAAGGACACGTGGAGGATTT CAAGTACGAATTCGTGGAAGAGGCTGGAACAGGGGCAATTGTCAGGGTAACAGTACACACAGTAACCCCACGAACATGGCAGGACACCCAAAAAGTGAAGACTGGGACCCAGAGTACACTCCCAAGAGCAAACAGTACTACTTG CACgatgacagagaaagggaggcaGAGTGCAAGTGGATGGACAATCGAGGGCGAGGGCGGGGAAGCTTCTCGCGTGGAAGGGCACGATTCATCATCCGCAAAGCCACCGGGGGCTCCAACACCAATAGCCCCAGATGGGCCCATGACAAGTTCCAGGTCAACGGGGAGCAAGGTGGTacacaggaagaggagacagaacagGACCATAAACAGGGAGAAACTGATGGACAGAATACTTGA
- the thrap3a gene encoding thyroid hormone receptor-associated protein 3 isoform X2: MSRSKKSASRSRSRSRSRSRSRSTSRSRSCSRSRSRKHRYSSRSRSRSRSHSPSYNRPKKYPRGHQNNREFRGYHRGFRRPYNFRGRGRGYFPRGRYQRGGGGGGGYNNNNFRPNWKNYKQYPQKQQQQQQQQNHSRGRLHSPQKCSGSPPHGHSQHSDRSSSPLSRHSQHSSSSSHSSSPKCRPALLLANQNSKDVKDEQSASKEVQKGGGGDGEPVELVRESAGDAKEGADCGRTEGKWQGLTDCSSSPKRTSPLANSAVIVGQSSQTTNQSRPSPKNTNEISNGTPSWQMGCSSSSAKKSSHERLNPMLSSFDFFSNEEYLDGDKTAISIAFRKFLEEQNKKTTSAWENGKNTEANDVDMEQGKVNGKASAVNADSVSRKYKDDIDGEVSLNSFLKASPFLSADGEEEEEMIIKPHSKSLHKDWHSGDESSKPKSKVTQSARELFEECFGKWQNAAYSQVANSDLDVMAEEIYLSRKQDKAAAIAAALAKRELAGKFEELSPNMSCKARKMAKSPTIPPPAPPPRRSSDREMFMVTGEDLPLMSSRKQEAKFNVRMDFLGDSLISHSDILSEERQLSQDLVQSSKKDQEFRSIFQHVQAAQLHRSPSELFAQHIVTIVHHIKAQHFPSSGMTLNERFTMYHRRAAEKEMMKPRKSPEIHRIDVSTSAFKKHSQLFEAMKSSEDGTYKDGGDKLKGDPMDLRLDIERRKKYSTHERDYNQDRGRDMGDSPDSSRERSVEKGSKRHKKSKKSKNKRSRSSSSSSSSSLKSQQEEDLSQDKSDPKDESFNRGRLGQRESPGHEGGRTRGGFQVRIRGRGWNRGNCQGNSTHSNPTNMAGHPKSEDWDPEYTPKSKQYYLHDDREREAECKWMDNRGRGRGSFSRGRARFIIRKATGGSNTNSPRWAHDKFQVNGEQGGTQEEETEQDHKQGETDGQNT; encoded by the exons ctcTAGGTCTCGGTCACGGTCAAGATCTCATTCTCCATCTTATAACCGGCCAAAGAAATATCCAAGAGGACACCAAAACAACCGGGAGTTCCGGGGCTACCACCGCGGCTTCCGGAGGCCGTACAACTTCAGGGGCCGAGGGCGGGGCTACTTCCCACGTGGGCGGTACCAgcgtggtggtgggggtggtggcGGCTACAACAATAACAACTTCCGCCCCAACTGGAAGAATTACAAGCAGTACCCTcaaaagcagcaacaacagcagcagcagcaaaaccaTTCGCGAGGACGATTGCACAGCCCCCAGAAATGCTCAGGAAGCCCCCCTCACGGTCACTCTCAACACTCCGACCGATCCTCCTCGCCATTATCCAGACACTCTCAGcattcttcctcctcctcacactcaTCCTCTCCCAAATGCAGGCCAGCCTTGTTGCTGGCTAATCAGAACTCCAAAGATGTAAAAGACGAGCAGTCAGCCTCAAAGGAGGTCcaaaagggaggagggggagatggGGAGCCAGTGGAGCTCGTCAGGGAGTCGGCGGGAGATGCCAAAGAAGGCGCAGACTGTGGGAGAACTGAGGGGAAGTGGCAGGGCCTGacagactgcagcagcagtcCAAAGAGAACCAGTCCTCTGGCAAATTCTGCTGTTATTGTTGGTCAGAGCAGCCAAACTACAAACCAGTCCCGTCCCTCccctaaaaacacaaatgaaatcagCAATGGCACCCCCTCCTGGCAGATGGGGTGTAGTTCATCCTCCGCAAAAAAATCCTCACACGAGCGTCTAAATCCAATGCTTTCCAGCTTTGACTTCTTCTCCAATGAGGAATACCTGGATGGAGATAAAACAGCAATCTCCATTGCCTTCAGAAA GTTTCTGGaggagcaaaataaaaaaactacaTCTGCTTGGGAAAATGGCAAGAACACAGAGGCAAATGATGTGGATATGGAGCAGGGTAAAGTAAATGGCAAAGCATCAGCAGTTAATGCTGATTCAGTGTCAAGGAAGTACAAAGACGACATTGACGGTGAAGTGTCTCTGAACAGCTTTTTGAAAgcttctccttttctgtctgctgatggggaggaagaggaggagatgatcATCAAGCCTCATTCAAAGTCACTTCACAAAGACTGGCACAGTGGGGACGAGTCCTCTAAGCCAAAGAGCAAGGTCACTCAATCAGCCAGGGAACTGTTTGAAGAGTGCTTTGGCAAATGGCAGAATGCGGCCTATTCACAGGTAGCTAACAGTGACCTCGACGTCATGGCAGAGGAGATATATCTCAGTCGAAAGCAGGATAAAGCAGCAGCCATTGCTGCTGCCCTCGCCAAGAGGGAGTTAGCAGGAAAATTTGAGGAACTGTCTCCAAACATGAGTTGTAAAGCCAGGAAGATGGCAAAATCTCCCACCATCCCACCTCCTGCACCACCACCAAGGAGGAGTTCTGACAGAGAGATGTTTATGGTCACCGGAGAGGACTTGCCTCTCATGTCCTCAAGAAAACAGGAAGCAAAATTTAATGTCAGGATGGATTTCTTAGGAGATAGCCTGATAAG ccaTTCTGATATTTTATCTGAGGAGCGACAGTTGTCTCAGGATCTTGTGCAGTCCTCAAAAAAGGATCAGGAGTTTCGCTCCATCTTTCAACATGTTCAGGCTGCTCAGTTACACAGGAGTCCATCTGAGCTGTTTGCTCAACACATTGTTACCATCGTTCACCACATTAAAG CTCAGCACTTTCCATCCTCTGGCATGACTCTAAACGAGCGATTCACCATGTACCACAGACGAGCTGCAGAGAAGGAAATGATGAAGCCCAGAAAAAGCCCAGAGATACACAG aatTGATGTGTCAACAAGTGCTTTTAAGAAACACTCTCAACTATTTGAGGCGATGAAAAGCTCAGAGGATGGCACTTACAAG GACGGCGGGGACAAATTAAAGGGTGACCCAATGGACCTTCGTTTGGATATTGAGCGCCGTAAAAAATATTCCACCCATGAAAGAGATTATAATCAGGACCGGGGAAGAGATATGGGAGATTCCCCAGATTCTAGTAGAGAGAGATCTGTGGAAAAGGGCTCCAAACGCCACAAGAAATCAAA gAAAAGTAAGAACAAGCGCTCACGTTCAAGTTCGTCCTCGTCTTCCTCATCATTGAAGTCCCAACAAGAAGAAGATTTGTCTCAGGACAAGTCTGATCCCAAAGATGAAAGCTTTAACAGGGGCCGACTGGGTCAAAGGGAGTCACCAGGGCATGAAGGAGGAAGGACACGTGGAGGATTT CAAGTACGAATTCGTGGAAGAGGCTGGAACAGGGGCAATTGTCAGGGTAACAGTACACACAGTAACCCCACGAACATGGCAGGACACCCAAAAAGTGAAGACTGGGACCCAGAGTACACTCCCAAGAGCAAACAGTACTACTTG CACgatgacagagaaagggaggcaGAGTGCAAGTGGATGGACAATCGAGGGCGAGGGCGGGGAAGCTTCTCGCGTGGAAGGGCACGATTCATCATCCGCAAAGCCACCGGGGGCTCCAACACCAATAGCCCCAGATGGGCCCATGACAAGTTCCAGGTCAACGGGGAGCAAGGTGGTacacaggaagaggagacagaacagGACCATAAACAGGGAGAAACTGATGGACAGAATACTTGA